Proteins encoded in a region of the Sugiyamaella lignohabitans strain CBS 10342 chromosome B, complete sequence genome:
- the ERG26 gene encoding sterol-4-alpha-carboxylate 3-dehydrogenase (decarboxylating) (C-3 sterol dehydrogenase; catalyzes the second of three steps required to remove two C-4 methyl groups from an intermediate in ergosterol biosynthesis; GO_component: GO:0005783 - endoplasmic reticulum [Evidence IEA]; GO_component: GO:0005783 - endoplasmic reticulum [Evidence IDA] [PMID 11279045]; GO_component: GO:0005789 - endoplasmic reticulum membrane [Evidence IEA]; GO_component: GO:0005789 - endoplasmic reticulum membrane [Evidence IDA] [PMID 12119386]; GO_component: GO:0016020 - membrane [Evidence IEA]; GO_function: GO:0003854 - 3-beta-hydroxy-delta5-steroid dehydrogenase activity [Evidence IEA]; GO_function: GO:0000252 - C-3 sterol dehydrogenase (C-4 sterol decarboxylase) activity [Evidence IDA] [PMID 9811880]; GO_function: GO:0016491 - oxidoreductase activity [Evidence IEA]; GO_function: GO:0016616 - oxidoreductase activity, acting on the CH-OH group of donors, NAD or NADP as acceptor [Evidence IEA]; GO_function: GO:0047012 - sterol-4-alpha-carboxylate 3-dehydrogenase (decarboxylating) activity [Evidence IEA]; GO_process: GO:0006696 - ergosterol biosynthetic process [Evidence IDA] [PMID 9811880]; GO_process: GO:0006629 - lipid metabolic process [Evidence IEA]; GO_process: GO:0055114 - oxidation-reduction process [Evidence IEA,IEA]; GO_process: GO:0006694 - steroid biosynthetic process [Evidence IEA,IEA]; GO_process: GO:0008202 - steroid metabolic process [Evidence IEA]; GO_process: GO:0016126 - sterol biosynthetic process [Evidence IEA]), with protein sequence MSTQPLSIPAKKVLLVGGCGFLGLHLIDQFWNLSPRPEIHVFDIRELPKVSPNFYKFNPSQINVHIGDLTSPTDVSEVISRISPEVIVHSASPVHGMGSAIYYKVNVDGTKNLIACAKKLKVPALVYTSSAGVLFNGDDLYNADETHPFPAKSMDAYNLTKQIAEELVLKADSPEFRTTAIRPAGIFGPGDRQMIPALRAMGQKGQHKIQLGNNLNLFDVTYVGNVAYSHVLAAQKILDPKEADKVGGECFLITNDAPIYFWSLGRAVWNYDGLVAERTFVIPRSVGIAIGYVSEFFSSLLGKEPGLTPFRVRTTCAVRYYNITKAKTVLGYAPQTSLEEGINLTCASMDESLEKK encoded by the coding sequence ATGTCTACTCAACCTCTGTCTATTCCTGCCAAGAAGGTTCTTCTTGTTGGTGGTTGTGGGTTCTTGGGCCTGCATCTTATTGACCAATTCTGGAATCTGTCGCCTCGTCCCGAAATTCACGTTTTTGATATTCGTGAACTACCCAAAGTCTCTCCTAATTTCTATAAGTTCAACCCATCTCAAATCAATGTCCATATCGGTGACTTGACATCTCCTACTGATGTTAGTGAAGTTATTTCTAGAATCAGTCCAGAAGTTATCGTCCATTCTGCATCACCTGTTCACGGTATGGGATCTGCTATTTACTACAAGGTTAATGTGGACGGTACCAAGAACTTAATTGCCTGTGCTAAAAAGCTCAAGGTTCCTGCTTTAGTATATACCTCTTCTGCAGGTGTTTTGTTTAATGGAGATGACCTATACAACGCTGACGAAACACATCCCTTCCCAGCAAAATCCATGGATGCATACAACCTTACCAAACAAATTGCTGAAGAGTTGGTTCTCAAGGCCGATAGTCCTGAATTCCGTACTACTGCTATTCGACCAGCAGGTATTTTTGGACCAGGAGATCGACAAATGATTCCTGCTCTGAGAGCTATGGGCCAGAAGGGCCAACATAAAATCCAGCTGGGAAACAACCTCAACCTCTTTGATGTCACTTACGTTGGAAACGTTGCGTACTCACACGTTTTGGCTGCCCAAAAAATTTTAGACCCCAAGGAAGCCGACAAGGTGGGAGGTGAGTGCTTCCTTATCACTAACGATGCGCCAATTTATTTCTGGTCTCTGGGACGTGCTGTATGGAACTACGATGGTCTGGTTGCTGAAAGAACATTTGTTATCCCCAGATCCGTGGGAATCGCTATTGGCTATGTGtctgaatttttttcatctCTGCTCGGTAAGGAGCCTGGCTTGACTCCTTTCAGAGTTCGCACTACTTGTGCTGTTAGGTACTATAATATTACCAAAGCAAAGACAGTCCTCGGATATGCTCCTCAGACTAGTTTGGAAGAGGGTATCAATCTCACGTGTGCTTCTATGGATGAGTCTCTTGAGAAGAAATGA
- the MED8 gene encoding Med8p (Subunit of the RNA polymerase II mediator complex; associates with core polymerase subunits to form the RNA polymerase II holoenzyme; essential for transcriptional regulation; GO_component: GO:0070847 - core mediator complex [Evidence IDA] [PMID 9891034]; GO_component: GO:0016592 - mediator complex [Evidence IEA]; GO_component: GO:0005634 - nucleus [Evidence IEA,IEA]; GO_function: GO:0003677 - DNA binding [Evidence IEA]; GO_function: GO:0000978 - RNA polymerase II core promoter proximal region sequence-specific DNA binding [Evidence IDA] [PMID 12054864]; GO_function: GO:0001104 - RNA polymerase II transcription cofactor activity [Evidence IEA]; GO_function: GO:0001106 - RNA polymerase II transcription corepressor activity [Evidence IPI] [PMID 16528100]; GO_function: GO:0017025 - TBP-class protein binding [Evidence IDA] [PMID 16964259]; GO_function: GO:0005198 - structural molecule activity [Evidence IMP] [PMID 18381891]; GO_process: GO:0000122 - negative regulation of transcription from RNA polymerase II promoter [Evidence IDA] [PMID 15705057]; GO_process: GO:0045944 - positive regulation of transcription from RNA polymerase II promoter [Evidence IMP] [PMID 18381891]; GO_process: GO:0006357 - regulation of transcription from RNA polymerase II promoter [Evidence IEA]; GO_process: GO:0006355 - regulation of transcription, DNA-templated [Evidence IEA]; GO_process: GO:0006366 - transcription from RNA polymerase II promoter [Evidence IEA]; GO_process: GO:0006351 - transcription, DNA-templated [Evidence IEA]): MDTAQSSVQPDLSGVPVTALESLRLRLAQLTHSLNSLQAQIQQASLPSWPALQGQLNVILTQLTSLSATVSGYAETLQRTVAYPLPNFPTNTEAGLLTTLLRKKNLPEVDDWIAEGKEIGEKTRAKQDGEFCSWAAKVVDECRQDHEWSGFLSRKDIENGLEDEGLNRNKTSPTAGPSWTNDETIIFLSRGEIPARFQKVDESIAS, encoded by the coding sequence ATGGATACGGCACAATCGTCTGTGCAACCTGACTTGTCAGGGGTGCCTGTAACTGCATTGGAGTCGCTTAGATTGCGACTTGCTCAGCTGACTCATTCTTTAAATTCGCTTCAAGCACAGATTCAACAAGCATCACTACCATCATGGCCAGCGTTACAAGGCCAACTCAATGTAATTTTAACACAACTGACCTCACTTTCAGCTACAGTAAGTGGGTATGCCGAAACTCTGCAAAGGACAGTGGCTTATCCTTTGCCTAATTTCCCCACCAACACAGAAGCTGGGCTGCTTACAACATTGCTAAGGAAAAAGAATCTCCCGGAAGTAGACGACTGGATAGCCGAAGGAAAGGAAATAGGCGAGAAAACACGTGCCAAACAAGACGGTGAATTCTGCTCGTGGGCTGCCAAAGTTGTTGATGAATGTCGTCAGGATCACGAGTGGTCTGGATTTCTCAGTCGTAAGGATATCGAGAACGGTCTTGAAGATGAGGGTCTCAATAGAAACAAAACGTCACCAACGGCTGGACCGTCTTGGACAAATGACGAAACTATCATCTTCTTATCACGAGGAGAAATACCAGCCCGTTTTCAAAAAGTTGATGAGTCAATTGCATCCTAA
- the FCF2 gene encoding Fcf2p (Nucleolar protein involved in the early steps of 35S rRNA processing; interacts with Faf1p; member of a transcriptionally co-regulated set of genes called the RRB regulon; essential gene; GO_component: GO:0005730 - nucleolus [Evidence IEA]; GO_component: GO:0005730 - nucleolus [Evidence IDA] [PMID 14562095]; GO_component: GO:0005730 - nucleolus [Evidence IDA] [PMID 14690591]; GO_component: GO:0005634 - nucleus [Evidence IEA]; GO_component: GO:0005634 - nucleus [Evidence IDA] [PMID 14690591]; GO_function: GO:0003674 - molecular_function [Evidence ND]; GO_process: GO:0000480 - endonucleolytic cleavage in 5'-ETS of tricistronic rRNA transcript (SSU-rRNA, 5.8S rRNA, LSU-rRNA) [Evidence IMP] [PMID 16762320]; GO_process: GO:0000447 - endonucleolytic cleavage in ITS1 to separate SSU-rRNA from 5.8S rRNA and LSU-rRNA from tricistronic rRNA transcript (SSU-rRNA, 5.8S rRNA, LSU-rRNA) [Evidence IMP] [PMID 16762320]; GO_process: GO:0000472 - endonucleolytic cleavage to generate mature 5'-end of SSU-rRNA from (SSU-rRNA, 5.8S rRNA, LSU-rRNA) [Evidence IMP] [PMID 16762320]; GO_process: GO:0006364 - rRNA processing [Evidence IEA]; GO_process: GO:0042254 - ribosome biogenesis [Evidence IEA]), translating into MRTRSQTKDDDHELSSDISVTNTPTRKTKANVDSPAKKQQQQHEPEFSIDNEDDLDKLLAQAKKNLTTKKSEASKAVDSEPEVDMLTETFARENQGPSATFKEIQRSWKLLPKLDPGLDNVHTVKIDPKSKSVVRLVPDVSPSARPQSSSTATFRKIVDPVKVAKQEKEERESNAGDKWFNMPKPELTPTLKRDLKLLKMRNVLDPKRHYKKDNSPLPKYFQTGTVIEGNTEFYSARLSRKERRQTIADEILADVSSKAYFKRKYTDIQGSKTSGRKAHYKKLKQMRKKL; encoded by the coding sequence atgaGAACCAGATCTCAGACTAAGGATGACGACCATGAGTTGTCGTCCGATATTAGTGTGACAAACACGCCTACTAGAAAGACAAAAGCCAACGTTGACTCACCCGCCaagaaacaacaacaacagcacgAGCCTGAGTTTTCCATCGATAATGAGGATGACCTTGATAAGCTATTAGCTCAAGCCAAAAAGAATCTGACCACTAAGAAGTCAGAAGCAAGCAAGGCTGTTGATAGCGAGCCTGAGGTGGATATGTTGACAGAGACTTTTGCAAGAGAGAACCAAGGTCCTTCAGCGACATTCAAGGAGATTCAACGATCATGGAAGTTGCTTCCTAAATTAGACCCTGGTTTGGATAATGTTCATACCGTCAAAATCGATCCCAAGTCGAAATCTGTTGTTCGTTTAGTACCTGATGTTTCTCCATCAGCAAGACCACAGTCTTCTTCCACAGCTACATTTCGTAAAATTGTAGATCCAGTGAAGGTAGCCAAACAAGAGAAGGAAGAGCGCGAGTCCAATGCTGGGGATAAATGGTTCAACATGCCTAAGCCTGAACTCACTCCCACTTTAAAAAGAGACCTGAAACtgttgaaaatgagaaATGTTCTGGATCCAAAAAGACATTATAAGAAGGATAACTCTCCCTTACCGAAGTATTTCCAGACTGGTACTGTGATTGAGGGCAACACCGAATTCTACTCCGCCAGACTTTCTAGAAAGGAGCGTAGACAAACTATTGCAGATGAAATTCTTGCTGATGTCTCTAGTAAAGCATACTTCAAAAGGAAGTACACCGACATCCAAGGCTCTAAGACGTCTGGCAGAAAGGCTCACTATAAGAAGCTTAAACAGATGCGTAAAAAGCTATAA
- the TFC3 gene encoding transcription factor TFIIIC subunit TFC3 yields MLSDLGLVQRFPMLSKGITTHLVVYRKFITGNRKDSSARGAAGVDIIQLRNSIVSAVKEARNGLRQHQELKVQLGFEKTHRQFVIFARAVRVLESQGYVKRVIVHTQSDKGEKVYKVRCIKFVKDLPESDDKGDLESDLSDDSDFAEIDEEPDADGTGTTAAGATTDTTSSKTSTPAKGKIGQGADSNVTSGTRERSGDSADAPDVSQIDSSSLVKIYEDGYIPDQSDKKYIFFNQFYPLENQIYDCINSGGEFGIPAMDLGSNLVGSNYSRIFARILDTLSDKPATASKSAGKKKKPIVPPKNLEHLTIIRGIDFSARMKFYRYFSQPGYFAYGGKTPEENWGTWKEINLTGAAKSLRALDKKLSSALPGLVEVRQDNEGNVVPLFHGEKGKIGDYAVINAAPRPPETSTGKKKGRPRKSDVAVDPNAPPRKRGRPRKDKSDQPPVKLSKSGKVRATRASKEAEVKIEEGVDRASAESVNIQEDMLTQDAADEAAAALVGLRGETSSQTSSAFNDREQVMTDGEEERDLDQVSTDVTPIDNTAQNNVDSAVVSRVDVGVPVQPTSPHVEGTTSIKVKAEPDDDHSANSSIYTTPVPDIPVIPTTPSLTPGFQPEVREGPTVDTPAATSTTGEQINSTAPSESGPTPGDAEELANSSNTIKRYKPKPKAPSSELSFALIKRKAQIMSILEDKNGVVEGGTHLQNLIAAKFSEKEGSTIDRKTVQRVVTHMLANNDLHEILLSVPKDKDAPAKGSPGSKQILFLPSIDPDCEEIRKLKASIAEGVKKRAPTILPVPRISMSKDDLFVRHIRASRLKQVDSTKVKSRKSERSRPVAVRREPRVPPTPREVVPPKSTADAERPAKARRVSKKESAIDKNILMIRPYNPPSNEQSTSVGGEGYQALEFLPNYVPPKPQRRHKNLDPVTGRIRRSLQKGRRSKVDNERLYRVVIIVRSMFSTSLGSIDWEKVVTAFPNMLPSTAKSKWPSLRDRYGGRKQVGRAMKRWEDLFLKSYENGELPLVHDNDYDVGFYADFWKANENELEISPVPWLLDNDEGIEQGYELVSIEADHARDPIDLLYYSTSMVKTDELMTQSPFGYDPASLLPETSPTDKAKQAVKGTIATSHRIYDANISKDILLSHGAETSIKAVKELEADRSIVYLPRDKEKVLPGRNYLFSDKFNAQLDLRIGNGMFHEATEFENKLISTFESSKGMIMSRTAPDSSLVALLDLICYRKVDLVRINTLTNIMLSGYTSRIIDKEKLDSDIIIRGLLSHEESLTKLVRPEIPPPLGSGCQYIWTSVIGTLNEDIWARVLKQILMVVTFRPGISSVALHRKMSLVLTYEETTTALKWLCERECIRVGEYDAHFILPRWYSNIFA; encoded by the coding sequence ATGCTATCGGATCTAGGATTGGTTCAGCGATTTCCGATGCTTAGTAAAGGAATAACTACCCATTTAGTGGTTTACAGGAAATTCATCACTGGAAATAGAAAAGACTCTAGTGCaagaggagctgctggtgtagATATCATACAGCTGCGAAATTCGATTGTTTCAGCAGTTAAAGAAGCTCGTAATGGCTTGCGACAGCATCAGGAGCTGAAAGTTCAGCTGGGATTCGAGAAAACTCATCGTCAATTTGTTATATTTGCAAGAGCAGTAAGGGTTCTAGAATCTCAGGGATACGTCAAGAGAGTTATTGTACATACACAGAGCGATAAAGGAGAGAAGGTATATAAAGTGAGGTGTATTAAGTTTGTCAAGGATTTACCAGAGTCTGACGACAAAGGCGATTTGGAGTCGGATTTATCTGATGATAGCGATTTTGCCGAAATCGATGAGGAGCCTGACGCTGATGGAACAGGTACcacagctgctggtgccacCACAGACACTACATCTTCAAAGActtcaactcctgcgaaggGTAAAATCGGTCAAGGAGCAGATTCAAATGTTACTTCTGGGACCAGAGAGAGAAGTGGTGATAGCGCAGACGCTCCAGATGTGTCTCAGATAGATTCTTCATCGTTGGTCAAAATTTATGAAGACGGCTATATTCCCGATCAATCTGACAAGAAGTACATCTTTTTCAATCAGTTCTATCCTCTAGAAAATCAGATCTATGACTGTATTAATTCTGGAGGTGAGTTTGGCATTCCCGCCATGGATCTAGGTAGTAATCTTGTGGGAAGTAATTATAGCCGAATTTTTGCTAGAATACTGGATACACTCTCTGATAAACCCGCCACTGCTTCTAAATCTGCTggtaagaagaagaagcccATTGTTCCTCCTAAAAACTTGGAGCATTTGACAATTATTCGTGGTATTGATTTCTCTGCTCGTATGAAGTTCTATCGGTACTTTTCCCAGCCAGGTTATTTTGCATACGGAGGCAAAACTCCGGAGGAGAACTGGGGGACATGGAAGGAGATAAATCTCACGGGAGCTGCAAAGTCTCTACGCGCTTTAGACAAGAAGCTGTCATCCGCTCTGCCAGGATTAGTAGAAGTTCGTCAAGATAACGAAGGTAATGTCGTACCATTGTTCCACGGAGAAAAAGGCAAGATTGGCGACTACGCTGTTATTAATGCTGCACCGAGACCACCAGAAACGAGTActggaaagaaaaaaggtAGACCACGCAAAAGCGATGTAGCGGTGGATCCCAACGCACCGCCACGGAAAAGAGGTAGACCAAGAAAAGACAAGAGTGACCAACCACCTGTCAAACTTTCGAAATCTGGGAAAGTTCGTGCAACTAGAGCAAGTAAGGAGGCTGAAGTCAAGATAGAAGAGGGAGTTGATAGAGCAAGTGCAGAAAGTGTAAATATCCAAGAAGATATGTTGACACAAGATGCTGCCGATGAAGCAGCCGCAGCGTTGGTAGGACTGAGGGGTGAGACCAGTTCCCAAACATCATCAGCCTTTAATGATAGAGAGCAAGTTATGACcgatggtgaagaagagagagacCTGGATCAGGTCAGCACGGATGTTACACCAATAGATAACACTGCTCAAAACAATGTAGATTCTGCAGTTGTATCTCGTGTGGACGTAGGTGTTCCTGTTCAGCCAACTTCTCCACATGTCGAGGGGACTACATCAATCAAAGTAAAGGCCGAACCTGACGACGACCACAGTGCTAATTCAAGCATTTATACTACGCCAGTGCCTGATATTCCTGTTATTCCTACCACTCCTAGTTTGACTCCCGGATTCCAGCCAGAAGTAAGAGAGGGGCCTACAGTTGATACTCCGGCTGCCACTAGTACTACGGGAGAACAAATTAATTCCACGGCACCATCCGAAAGCGGGCCAACACCAGGGGATGCTGAAGAGCTGGCTAATTCTTCAAATACAATAAAACGTTACAAGCCCAAACCAAAGGCACCAAGTTCTGAGTTATCATTCGCGCTCATAAAGCGCAAGGCACAGATTATGTCTATTTTGGAGGACAAGAATGGTGTCGTTGAAGGAGGTACTCACTTGCAAAATCTCATTGCAGCAAAGTTTTCTGAGAAAGAGGGAAGTACCATTGATCGTAAGACGGTACAACGCGTTGTTACTCACATGTTGGCCAATAACGACCTTCATGAAATTCTACTCAGCGTGCCTAAAGATAAGGACGCTCCTGCAAAGGGGTCTCCTGGCTCAAAGCAAATTCTATTCCTACCATCGATTGATCCCGACTGCGAGGAAATCCGCAAGCTAAAAGCCAGCATAGCAGAAGGCGTCAAAAAGCGAGCGCCTACCATACTGCCAGTCCCGAGAATTTCAATGAGCAAAGATGACTTATTTGTAAGACATATTAGAGCCAGTCGTCTGAAACAGGTAGACAGTACTAAAGTCAAATCCAGGAAATCCGAAAGATCTAGACCCGTGGCAGTTCGACGGGAGCCCCGAGTTCCGCCAACTCCAAGAGAAGTTGTGCCACCCAAATCAACAGCTGACGCCGAACGACCTGCTAAAGCGCGCCGTGTATCGAAGAAGGAAAGTGCTATCGATAAGAATATTTTAATGATCAGACCATACAACCCGCCATCGAACGAACAGTCTACTTCTGTGGGCGGAGAAGGATACCAAGCTCTTGAATTCTTGCCAAACTATGTTCCTCCTAAGCCACAGCGTCGTCATAAGAACCTTGATCCAGTAACTGGAAGAATCAGACGGTCGTTGCAAAAAGGTAGACGAAGCAAAGTTGATAATGAAAGACTCTATAGAGTTGTCATTATCGTACGATCGATGTTTTCGACGTCACTCGGGTCTATTGATTGGGAAAAGGTAGTGACTGCTTTCCCTAATATGCTGCCTTCAACAGCTAAATCAAAGTGGCCCAGTCTCAGAGATAGATATGGGGGTAGGAAACAGGTTGGTCGAGCAATGAAACGATGGGAGGATCTATTCCTCAAGAGCTACGAAAATGGAGAGCTACCCCTGGTGCACGACAATGACTATGATGTTGGATTCTATGCTGATTTTTGGAAAGCCAATGAAAATGAGCTCGAAATCTCGCCTGTTCCATGGctccttgataatgatgaggGTATAGAACAGGGCTATGAACTTGTTTCAATTGAGGCAGATCATGCAAGAGATCCAATAGACCTTTTATACTATTCCACATCTATGGTGAAGACGGACGAGCTTATGACACAGTCTCCATTTGGATACGACCCTGCTAGTTTACTCCCAGAGACCAGTCCAACTGATAAAGCCAAACAAGCTGTTAAAGGAACTATTGCCACGAGTCATCGGATTTATGACGCAAATATTTCTAAGGACATTCTTCTTAGCCATGGTGCTGAGACCTCGATCAAAGCTGTTAAAGAGCTTGAAGCAGATAGGTCAATTGTTTACTTGCCACGGgacaaagaaaaagttCTTCCTGGTCGAAATTACTTATTTTCTGATAAGTTTAATGCACAACTCGATCTGCGTATTGGAAATGGCATGTTTCATGAAGCAACTGAGTTTGAAAACAAACTGATTTCTACATTCGAATCGTCCAAGGGTATGATTATGTCGAGAACTGCCCCTGATAGTTCACTAGTAGCTCTGCTTGATCTGATATGCTATAGAAAAGTGGATCTGGTGCGCATCAACACTTTAACGAATATCATGCTGTCAGGTTATACTTCACGTATTATAGATAAGGAGAAGTTGGATAGTGATATTATCATCCGTGGTCTATTATCTCACGAAGAGTCGTTAACGAAGCTTGTTCGACCGGAAATCCCTCCTCCCTTGGGCTCGGGCTGTCAGTATATTTGGACCAGTGTTATTGGTACTTTGAATGAGGATATCTGGGCAAGAGTTCTCAAACAGATTCTCATGGTGGTAACATTCCGTCCTGGTATTTCGAGTGTGGCCCTTCATAGAAAGATGTCTCTTGTATTAACTTATGAGGAAACAACCACTGCGTTAAAATGGCTATGCGAACGCGAGTGTATCCGAGTTGGAGAATACGATGCTCATTTTATTCTTCCACGATGGTATTCAAATATCTTTGCTTAG